From the Roseofilum capinflatum BLCC-M114 genome, one window contains:
- a CDS encoding PhoX family protein: MTLQRRQFLLFLGATATTVACGSLGQQGGSASVTRSSATAVSSPKALGLKFQPVKYPCPLSYEGLPINRQKSLYNTYEVVDDIVLPEGYTYDVIGSWGDKLGNSRFGYNNDYLSFIPTGRDTGFLTINFEYVSVPTWEQTYPMVMGKSLPSKVLPALEKAGSDGINAFELSDRALKAEFYEFFKETLIDQGIGVISLRREANGQWVRTYSPQDRRITGISGLEDGNYLRATGPAVSIFRKRQGMGYIDTLSDKIIGTFNNCAGGTSPWGTVFSAEENFQNFVPEGVYADGTSLHPKEKPVKRDEFDGQGNPFGLAGNKYGWMVEVDPANGNDYGTKHTWLGRFRHEAVGIRAEAGKPLVVYSGCDRRGGHVYKFVSTGLVRNPQDKANSRLLNDGMLYAAKFNGDGTGSWIALKADTPVNPDLPSDYHGGMIPLPNRDRTQGGFEKIEQDGAIAVFKQKFPTLGDLYHGNTPEEVQGAILIDAHFAANAAGATCTARPEDTMIRPGDGALFIAFTSGSPGGDGGAHKAVFSNSKGESHEHGWIMRLEETGNDPASMTFRWDNFAMGGEATEGGMGFSNPDNLEFDAQGNLWMVTDMSTSKHNSPVPAGRVDEQRNYISQSSLRGIFGNNSVWYIPLSGEHAGEAYPFALSPMETESCGPFFTEDRKTLFLAIQHPGELYGMRQNMASETREFSMMTTDGQEFMQTRTVPLGSNWPGKGPNDPPKPSVVAIRRVNNQALI; this comes from the coding sequence ATGACACTCCAACGCAGACAATTTTTATTATTCCTGGGAGCAACCGCGACTACCGTTGCTTGCGGTTCTTTGGGACAACAGGGAGGTTCCGCTTCTGTAACCAGAAGTTCAGCTACGGCAGTTTCCTCCCCTAAAGCTTTAGGCTTAAAGTTCCAACCGGTAAAATATCCTTGTCCCCTATCCTATGAAGGGCTACCGATCAATCGACAGAAGTCTTTGTACAATACCTATGAAGTCGTTGATGATATTGTGCTGCCTGAAGGATACACCTATGATGTGATTGGTTCTTGGGGGGACAAACTCGGCAATTCTCGGTTTGGATATAACAATGATTACCTCTCCTTTATTCCCACGGGGCGAGATACGGGCTTTTTAACCATTAATTTTGAATATGTGAGTGTTCCCACTTGGGAGCAAACCTATCCGATGGTGATGGGTAAATCTCTGCCCTCAAAAGTGCTGCCCGCACTGGAAAAAGCGGGAAGTGATGGCATTAATGCCTTTGAGTTAAGCGATCGCGCTTTGAAGGCTGAATTTTATGAGTTCTTTAAGGAAACCTTAATCGATCAAGGCATTGGCGTGATTTCTCTGCGTCGCGAGGCCAATGGGCAATGGGTGCGAACCTATTCCCCCCAAGACCGCCGGATTACCGGGATCTCTGGCTTAGAGGATGGCAACTATCTGCGAGCAACTGGCCCCGCCGTGAGTATTTTCCGGAAGCGTCAGGGCATGGGTTATATTGATACCCTGAGCGATAAAATTATTGGTACATTTAATAATTGTGCTGGGGGAACCAGTCCTTGGGGTACGGTCTTCAGTGCGGAAGAGAATTTCCAGAATTTTGTCCCGGAAGGGGTTTATGCCGATGGTACGTCTTTGCATCCCAAGGAAAAACCGGTTAAACGCGATGAGTTTGATGGCCAAGGGAACCCCTTTGGGTTAGCAGGAAATAAGTATGGTTGGATGGTGGAAGTTGATCCAGCCAATGGTAATGATTATGGAACTAAGCATACTTGGTTAGGACGGTTCCGCCATGAAGCGGTAGGTATTCGGGCCGAAGCGGGTAAACCGTTGGTGGTGTATTCTGGATGCGATCGCCGGGGGGGTCATGTCTACAAGTTTGTCAGTACAGGACTGGTGCGTAATCCCCAGGATAAAGCCAACTCGCGCCTCCTCAATGATGGAATGCTGTATGCGGCTAAATTTAATGGGGATGGAACCGGATCTTGGATTGCCCTAAAAGCCGATACTCCCGTCAATCCTGACCTGCCGAGCGACTATCATGGCGGTATGATTCCCCTACCGAATCGCGATCGCACCCAAGGAGGATTTGAAAAAATCGAACAGGATGGGGCGATCGCCGTCTTCAAGCAAAAATTCCCCACCCTCGGCGACCTGTACCACGGCAATACCCCAGAAGAAGTGCAAGGAGCCATCCTTATTGATGCTCACTTCGCCGCTAACGCAGCCGGAGCCACCTGTACCGCTCGCCCCGAAGATACCATGATCCGTCCGGGAGATGGGGCACTCTTCATCGCCTTCACCTCCGGTAGTCCCGGCGGAGATGGGGGGGCCCATAAAGCCGTCTTCTCCAACTCCAAAGGAGAAAGTCACGAACACGGCTGGATCATGCGTCTGGAAGAAACCGGTAACGATCCCGCCTCCATGACCTTCCGGTGGGACAACTTCGCCATGGGTGGAGAAGCCACCGAAGGCGGAATGGGCTTTTCTAACCCGGATAACCTGGAATTTGATGCCCAAGGCAACCTGTGGATGGTTACCGATATGTCTACCTCTAAGCACAATAGTCCCGTGCCGGCTGGCCGGGTTGATGAACAACGCAACTATATCAGTCAATCCAGTTTGCGGGGTATTTTTGGCAACAATTCCGTGTGGTATATTCCCCTCTCTGGCGAACATGCAGGGGAAGCCTATCCCTTTGCCCTCTCTCCCATGGAAACCGAATCCTGTGGCCCGTTCTTCACAGAGGATCGCAAAACCCTATTTCTGGCGATTCAACACCCTGGAGAACTCTATGGAATGCGGCAAAATATGGCATCCGAAACCCGTGAGTTTTCTATGATGACCACCGATGGCCAAGAGTTCATGCAAACGCGCACCGTGCCTCTGGGATCTAACTGGCCGGGTAAAGGGCCCAATGATCCGCCTAAACCCTCTGTGGTGGCGATACGTCGGGTGAATAATCAAGCCCTAATTTAA